The DNA segment TCAGTTTCAACTTCAGATCAATAAATAATGATAGCAATCCTTAATTGTCTGCAGATTCCAAACTTGGCTCAAATCTATCTTGTTGGTTTCTATGAGGAAAGGGAGTTTGCACTTTATGTCTCTGCCATCTCCAATGAACTCAAAGTTCCTGTCAGGTTTTGATAAACTCTCTCCTCCTTTTGAAGTCTGAGTGTGGCTCATTTGTTTTAGGCTTTgatctttgattctctgttttgttttgggtttcTGCATATTAGATATCTGAGAGAAGACAAGCCACACGGCTCAGCTGGTGGGTTGTATCACTTTAGAAATCTAATCATGGAAGATGACCCGGTTAGTCCCCAAGGaatcttattattattgttatactGAATCATTCTTATCCTCAATTGTTTTATGAACTAAGTGTTTCTTCTTCACATCTGACTTCCTTGCAGTCTCATATCTTCTTGCTTAATTGTGATGTTTGCTGCAGTTTCCCCTTGCCAGAAATGCTTGGTATGTACTTTCTTTTCTAAGCCGCAGATTCATCTCTTGGTTTTGAAGATTGTTCTTACTCTCTGATGCCTTTACTACACAGAGGCTCATAGGAAATATGGTGGAATTGGAACTCTTCTTGTGATCAAGGTTTGCCATTGAGCAATAAGATTagtcttgtttttgtttcttgtgattTTATCAAAGTTTACTTTCTGTGTGTTTGGTTGTTTAGGTCTCTCCTGAATCAGCAAACCAATTTGGAGAACTGGTTGCAGATCCAGATACTAATGAACTGCTTCATTACACCGAGAAACCTGAAACTTTTGTATGTACATATCACTGAGATGACTTCAGCTCTTTATCATTTCCAAGATGGCAAGATCTGAttctaatgttttattttggaaaCACAGGTCAGTGACCTTGTTAACTGCGGTGTTTATGTATTTACACCTGACATTTTCACTGCTATAAGAGATGTTTCCTCTCAAAGGAAAGATACAGGTAAAAGCAAGTAACAAACATCTTAAAACATAGTGTATATGCTTTCTTCTCTTATTATTAGTATACATCTTCAAAGTCCCTCTTATTCTTGTTCCCTTTTGTTTTGTCTTAGCAATTCTGAGACGTGTTTCCAGCTTTGAAGCTCTTCAACCGGCAACAAGGTTGACCTACCTGTCTCTTCATAGCCTTTGAACTGAATCATCTTCTTAAGATTGTTATGTTTTCacccttttttaaaaaataggatCCCAGCAGATTTTGTAAGACTGGATCAAGACATCCTTTCACCTCTAGCTGGGAAGAAGCAGCTATATACTTATGAGACTTTGGATTTCTGGGAGCAAATCAAATCTCCTGGGTATGCCTTTTGCCTTGTCTCATTTCTTACAGCTGAAACAGGGAATGAAGTGTTTATGTCTCTTAGTCTCTTACTTAACTGGTTGACTTTTTGCGCAGAATGTCGCTGCGGTGCTCGGAACTCTATCTTTCCCAGTTCCGGTTGACTTCTCCCCAAGTGTTGGCCAGTGGTGATGGAACAAAGACTGCTATAGTGATTGGCGATGTTTACATACATCATTCTGCAAAAATACACCCAACTGCAAAGGTACCTTTTGTCCATTGTTGACGCAACTTCTTATTATCCCACTTTTAACACAAAGACATTCTGTCTGGTCTGTTAACAGATTGGTCCCAAC comes from the Brassica napus cultivar Da-Ae chromosome A7, Da-Ae, whole genome shotgun sequence genome and includes:
- the LOC106353652 gene encoding mannose-1-phosphate guanyltransferase alpha-like produces the protein MGSSMEEKVVAVIMVGGPTKGTRFRPLSLNIPKPLFPIAGQPMVHHPISACKRIPNLAQIYLVGFYEEREFALYVSAISNELKVPVRYLREDKPHGSAGGLYHFRNLIMEDDPSHIFLLNCDVCCSFPLPEMLEAHRKYGGIGTLLVIKVSPESANQFGELVADPDTNELLHYTEKPETFVSDLVNCGVYVFTPDIFTAIRDVSSQRKDTAILRRVSSFEALQPATRIPADFVRLDQDILSPLAGKKQLYTYETLDFWEQIKSPGMSLRCSELYLSQFRLTSPQVLASGDGTKTAIVIGDVYIHHSAKIHPTAKIGPNVSISANARVGPGVRLISCIILDDVEIMENAVVTNAIVGWKSSIGRWSRVQAEGVYNSKLGVTILGDSVAVEDEVVVTSSIVLPNKTLNVSVQDEIIL